A stretch of the Papaver somniferum cultivar HN1 chromosome 6, ASM357369v1, whole genome shotgun sequence genome encodes the following:
- the LOC113286318 gene encoding uncharacterized protein LOC113286318 isoform X4 yields the protein MLLGCFLDVINMNYKRGNLLDKPGNPLRREAAKKTSELPRKHRSTLSQAAKRTSDLINEAVEKLNSVKCSDLTSGGSPLGCIALWRILFESSLINLRLDLICKNHGETVKLGVAGVSYILVDAFSTGGAALRPENFDPGNFNLDDFPWDKHNVPPRINGTRPKYCEENYYDE from the exons ATGCTGCTTGGATGTTTTTTAGATGTAATCAATATGAACTACAAGCGAGGCAATCTGTTAGACAAGCCAGGCAATCCCCTTCGGCGCGAGGCTGCCAAGAAAACATCAGAGCTGCCGAGAAAACATCGATCTACGTTGTCTCAGGCTGCCAAGAGAACATCAGATCTGATAAATGAAGCAGTAGAGAAACTAAATTCAGTCAAGTGTTCTGATCTCACCAGTGGAGGCTCTCCACTTGGATGTATCGCTTTGTGGAGGATTCTATTTGAATCGTCTCTGATTAATCTTCGGTTGGATCTCATATGTAAAAACCATGGTGAAACAGTCAAACTTGGG GTGGCAGGAGTTTCTTATATACTAGTAGATGCTTTTTCAACTGGTGGTGCTGCTTTGAGACCCGAGAATTTTGATCCTGGGAATTTCAATCTCGATGATTTTCCTTGGGATAAGCACAATGTTCCTCCTAGGATTAATGGTACGAGGCCAAAGTACTGCGAAGAAAATTATTATGATGAGTAG
- the LOC113286318 gene encoding uncharacterized protein LOC113286318 isoform X2, translating into MLLGCFLDVINMNYKRGNLLDKPGNPLRREAAKKTSELPRKHRSTLSQAAKRTSDLINEAVEKLNSVKCSDLTSGGSPLGCIALWRILFESSLINLRLDLICKNHGETVKLGATEDQLDEIMLSINKLLVVGGSVLSEFIAMQRTVAGVSYILVDAFSTGGAALRPENFDPGNFNLDDFPWDKHNVPPRINGTRPKYCEENYYDE; encoded by the exons ATGCTGCTTGGATGTTTTTTAGATGTAATCAATATGAACTACAAGCGAGGCAATCTGTTAGACAAGCCAGGCAATCCCCTTCGGCGCGAGGCTGCCAAGAAAACATCAGAGCTGCCGAGAAAACATCGATCTACGTTGTCTCAGGCTGCCAAGAGAACATCAGATCTGATAAATGAAGCAGTAGAGAAACTAAATTCAGTCAAGTGTTCTGATCTCACCAGTGGAGGCTCTCCACTTGGATGTATCGCTTTGTGGAGGATTCTATTTGAATCGTCTCTGATTAATCTTCGGTTGGATCTCATATGTAAAAACCATGGTGAAACAGTCAAACTTGGG GCCACGGAAGATCAACTGGATGAAATTATGCTGTCGATTAATAAACTATTGGTAGTTGGGGGAAGCGTCCTAAGTGAATTTATAGCCATGCAAAGAACG GTGGCAGGAGTTTCTTATATACTAGTAGATGCTTTTTCAACTGGTGGTGCTGCTTTGAGACCCGAGAATTTTGATCCTGGGAATTTCAATCTCGATGATTTTCCTTGGGATAAGCACAATGTTCCTCCTAGGATTAATGGTACGAGGCCAAAGTACTGCGAAGAAAATTATTATGATGAGTAG
- the LOC113286318 gene encoding uncharacterized protein LOC113286318 isoform X1: protein MLLGCFLDVINMNYKRGNLLDKPGNPLRREAAKKTSELPRKHRSTLSQAAKRTSDLINEAVEKLNSVKCSDLTSGGSPLGCIALWRILFESSLINLRLDLICKNHGETVKLGATEDQLDEIMLSINKLLVVGGSVLSEFIAMQRTVLRMKMHTFEWQVAGVSYILVDAFSTGGAALRPENFDPGNFNLDDFPWDKHNVPPRINGTRPKYCEENYYDE from the exons ATGCTGCTTGGATGTTTTTTAGATGTAATCAATATGAACTACAAGCGAGGCAATCTGTTAGACAAGCCAGGCAATCCCCTTCGGCGCGAGGCTGCCAAGAAAACATCAGAGCTGCCGAGAAAACATCGATCTACGTTGTCTCAGGCTGCCAAGAGAACATCAGATCTGATAAATGAAGCAGTAGAGAAACTAAATTCAGTCAAGTGTTCTGATCTCACCAGTGGAGGCTCTCCACTTGGATGTATCGCTTTGTGGAGGATTCTATTTGAATCGTCTCTGATTAATCTTCGGTTGGATCTCATATGTAAAAACCATGGTGAAACAGTCAAACTTGGG GCCACGGAAGATCAACTGGATGAAATTATGCTGTCGATTAATAAACTATTGGTAGTTGGGGGAAGCGTCCTAAGTGAATTTATAGCCATGCAAAGAACG GTTTTAAGAATGAAAATGCACACATTCGAATGGCAGGTGGCAGGAGTTTCTTATATACTAGTAGATGCTTTTTCAACTGGTGGTGCTGCTTTGAGACCCGAGAATTTTGATCCTGGGAATTTCAATCTCGATGATTTTCCTTGGGATAAGCACAATGTTCCTCCTAGGATTAATGGTACGAGGCCAAAGTACTGCGAAGAAAATTATTATGATGAGTAG
- the LOC113286318 gene encoding uncharacterized protein LOC113286318 isoform X3: MLLGCFLDVINMNYKRGNLLDKPGNPLRREAAKKTSELPRKHRSTLSQAAKRTSDLINEAVEKLNSVKCSDLTSGGSPLGCIALWRILFESSLINLRLDLICKNHGETVKLGATEDQLDEIMLSINKLLVVGGSVLSEFIAMQRTNENAHIRMAGGRSFLYTSRCFFNWWCCFETREF, from the exons ATGCTGCTTGGATGTTTTTTAGATGTAATCAATATGAACTACAAGCGAGGCAATCTGTTAGACAAGCCAGGCAATCCCCTTCGGCGCGAGGCTGCCAAGAAAACATCAGAGCTGCCGAGAAAACATCGATCTACGTTGTCTCAGGCTGCCAAGAGAACATCAGATCTGATAAATGAAGCAGTAGAGAAACTAAATTCAGTCAAGTGTTCTGATCTCACCAGTGGAGGCTCTCCACTTGGATGTATCGCTTTGTGGAGGATTCTATTTGAATCGTCTCTGATTAATCTTCGGTTGGATCTCATATGTAAAAACCATGGTGAAACAGTCAAACTTGGG GCCACGGAAGATCAACTGGATGAAATTATGCTGTCGATTAATAAACTATTGGTAGTTGGGGGAAGCGTCCTAAGTGAATTTATAGCCATGCAAAGAACG AATGAAAATGCACACATTCGAATGGCAGGTGGCAGGAGTTTCTTATATACTAGTAGATGCTTTTTCAACTGGTGGTGCTGCTTTGAGACCCGAGAATTTTGA